The proteins below come from a single Dermatophilaceae bacterium Soc4.6 genomic window:
- a CDS encoding demethylmenaquinone methyltransferase, whose product MSRASLDKQPAEVATMFDGVAEKYDLTNDVLSLGQDRAWRRATVAAVEARPGQTVLDIAAGTGTSSEPFADAGVRVVPADFSVGMLRVGHRRRPDLAFTAADAMRLPFADDSFDAVTMSFGLRNVSDMQAALAEFLRVTKPGGRLVVCEFSAPTNPAFRTVYTNYLMRALPPIARRTSSNPDSYVYLAESIRAWPAQRELAESIAATGWGEVTWRNLTGGIVALHRATKPLA is encoded by the coding sequence ATGAGCCGCGCCAGCCTGGACAAGCAGCCCGCCGAGGTCGCCACGATGTTCGACGGGGTCGCCGAGAAGTACGACCTGACCAACGACGTGCTGTCGCTCGGCCAGGACCGCGCCTGGCGCCGCGCCACCGTCGCTGCGGTCGAGGCCCGCCCCGGCCAGACGGTGCTCGACATCGCGGCCGGCACGGGCACGAGCTCGGAGCCCTTCGCCGACGCCGGTGTGCGGGTCGTGCCCGCCGACTTCTCGGTGGGGATGCTGCGCGTCGGCCACCGGCGCCGCCCCGACCTCGCCTTCACCGCCGCCGACGCGATGCGGCTGCCCTTCGCCGACGACTCCTTCGACGCCGTGACCATGTCGTTCGGCCTGCGCAACGTCTCCGACATGCAGGCCGCGCTCGCCGAGTTCCTCCGGGTGACGAAGCCGGGCGGGCGCCTGGTCGTGTGCGAGTTCAGTGCCCCGACCAACCCGGCCTTCCGCACCGTCTACACCAACTACCTCATGCGCGCGCTGCCGCCGATCGCCCGGCGCACCTCGAGCAACCCCGACTCCTACGTCTACCTCGCCGAGTCGATCCGGGCCTGGCCGGCGCAGCGCGAGCTCGCCGAGTCGATCGCCGCGACCGGCTGGGGCGAGGTCACCTGGCGCAACCTCACGGGCGGGATCGTCGCGCTGCACCGGGCCACCAAGCCGCTCGCCTGA
- a CDS encoding isochorismate synthase: MSTALAPEPTAAAAGPLVVRSFLVADPGPLLDLLPALPASELFSWVRRGEGLVGWGRAATCETSGPERFSAAQEWWTATAGHAVVRDEVRLPGSGAVAFGSFPFADDSTDLAQLVVPAVTVGHRGGRWWVTTAGVEPALTTLPVVGPTQAPVAPTDIAFSDGVQDPTRWAASVAEAVHRITRGDLDKVVLARDLDVRSSTPIDARWVLQQLALRYDTTWTFSVAGLVGATPELLVRRDQGLVTSRVLAGTIRRTGDDASDVALAGSLARSSKDLEEHEYAVRSVADALAPHCSSMNVPESPFVLHLSNVMHLATDVAGVSSDEVTSLGLAASLHPSAAVGGTPTEAAVALIAELEDLDRGRYAGPVGWMDATGDGEWGIALRCGRFDDEDPRGIRLFAGCGIVAGSDPDAEVAESDAKLVPMRDALTAT, translated from the coding sequence ATGTCCACCGCCCTCGCACCCGAGCCGACTGCTGCCGCAGCCGGCCCGTTGGTCGTGAGGTCCTTCCTCGTCGCCGACCCCGGCCCGCTGCTCGACCTGCTTCCCGCCCTCCCCGCCAGTGAGCTCTTCTCGTGGGTCAGGCGCGGCGAGGGCCTGGTGGGGTGGGGGCGCGCGGCGACGTGCGAGACCAGCGGACCCGAGCGCTTCTCGGCAGCCCAGGAGTGGTGGACCGCCACGGCGGGCCACGCCGTCGTGCGCGACGAGGTGCGCCTGCCCGGCAGTGGGGCGGTGGCCTTCGGGTCCTTCCCCTTCGCCGACGACTCGACCGACCTGGCCCAGCTCGTCGTCCCCGCGGTCACCGTCGGGCACCGTGGTGGTCGGTGGTGGGTGACGACCGCCGGGGTCGAGCCGGCACTGACGACGCTGCCGGTCGTGGGCCCGACGCAGGCCCCGGTGGCTCCCACCGACATCGCCTTCTCCGACGGCGTGCAGGACCCCACGCGCTGGGCGGCCAGTGTCGCCGAGGCCGTGCACCGCATCACCCGGGGCGACCTCGACAAGGTCGTCCTGGCCCGCGACCTCGACGTGCGCAGCTCGACCCCCATCGATGCGCGCTGGGTGCTGCAGCAGCTGGCGCTGCGGTACGACACGACATGGACCTTCAGTGTGGCGGGGTTGGTGGGGGCGACCCCCGAGCTGCTCGTGCGGCGCGACCAGGGCCTGGTGACCTCGCGGGTGCTCGCCGGCACCATCCGCCGCACCGGCGACGACGCCTCCGACGTCGCGCTCGCAGGGTCGCTCGCCCGCTCGAGCAAGGACCTCGAGGAGCACGAGTACGCCGTGCGCTCGGTCGCCGACGCCCTCGCGCCGCACTGCTCGTCGATGAACGTGCCCGAGTCGCCCTTCGTGCTGCACCTGAGCAACGTCATGCACCTCGCGACCGACGTGGCGGGGGTCAGCTCAGACGAGGTCACGTCGCTGGGGCTGGCTGCCTCGCTGCACCCGTCGGCCGCGGTCGGCGGCACACCCACCGAGGCGGCGGTGGCGCTCATCGCCGAGCTCGAGGACCTCGACCGCGGCCGGTATGCCGGGCCGGTCGGCTGGATGGACGCCACCGGTGACGGCGAGTGGGGCATCGCGCTGCGCTGTGGCCGTTTCGACGACGAGGACCCCCGCGGCATCAGGCTCTTCGCCGGGTGCGGCATCGTCGCCGGCTCCGATCCTGACGCCGAGGTGGCCGAGTCCGACGCCAAGCTCGTGCCGATGCGCGACGCCCTCACCGCCACCTGA
- a CDS encoding NADH-quinone oxidoreductase subunit C: MADDTSPGIPGTEAAQEHGDVVVRRRDVDTTPVVIAERDGMFGATQGADTTGYGGLKTPVLLPGATARPYGGWFDEAADALERALVGGSASMAEAIERVVVDRGEMTLFVRREHLLEVARTLRNDPALRFEICTGVSGVNYPDETGRELHAVYHLLSITNGSKRIRVEVTCPDADPHIPSVVEVYPANDWHERETWDMFGIQFDGHPALTRILMPDDWPGHPQRKDYPLGGIPVEYKGATIPPPDQRRSYS; the protein is encoded by the coding sequence ATGGCCGACGACACCAGCCCCGGCATCCCCGGCACGGAGGCGGCGCAGGAGCACGGCGACGTCGTCGTGCGTCGACGGGACGTCGACACGACCCCGGTCGTGATCGCCGAGCGCGACGGCATGTTCGGCGCGACCCAGGGCGCCGACACGACCGGCTACGGCGGTCTCAAGACCCCCGTGCTCCTCCCCGGGGCCACGGCCCGGCCCTACGGCGGCTGGTTCGACGAGGCGGCCGACGCCCTCGAGCGGGCCCTCGTCGGCGGCAGCGCCTCGATGGCCGAGGCCATCGAGCGGGTGGTCGTCGACCGCGGTGAGATGACGCTCTTCGTGCGCCGCGAGCACCTCCTCGAGGTCGCCCGCACGCTGCGCAACGACCCGGCCCTCCGGTTCGAGATCTGCACCGGTGTCTCTGGGGTCAACTATCCCGACGAGACCGGCCGCGAGCTGCACGCGGTCTACCACCTCCTGTCGATCACCAACGGCAGCAAGCGGATCCGCGTCGAGGTCACCTGCCCCGACGCCGATCCGCACATCCCGTCGGTGGTCGAGGTCTATCCCGCCAACGACTGGCACGAACGTGAGACGTGGGACATGTTCGGCATCCAGTTCGACGGCCACCCTGCGCTGACCCGCATCCTGATGCCCGACGACTGGCCGGGACACCCGCAGCGCAAGGACTACCCCCTCGGCGGGATCCCCGTCGAGTACAAGGGCGCCACCATCCCACCGCCCGACCAGCGGAGGTCGTACTCCTGA
- the nuoF gene encoding NADH-quinone oxidoreductase subunit NuoF, producing the protein MSTALTPILTKFWDHPQSWTLATYEDNEGYQGLKKALGMSQADLVTMTKESGLRGRGGAGFPTGMKWGFLPPPDGGPRYLVVNADESEPGTCKDTPLMMAAPHFLIEGMAITSYAIGCTHAFIYLRGEIVHVYRRLMRAVEEAYAAGHLGTNIHGSGFDLDITVHAGAGAYICGEETALLDSLEGRRGQPRLKPPFPAVAGLYARPTVVNNVESIASVPPILLHGSEWFKAMGTEKSTGFGIFSLSGHVTRPGQYEAPLGITLRELLEMAGGMRGGKDLKFWTPGGSSTPLFTDEHLDVPLDFESVGAAGSMLGTRALQIFDTTTCVVRAVERWTDFYKHESCGKCTPCREGTWWLAQILERLEHGPAGAATEADFDKLLDICDNILGRSFCALGDGATSPITSSIQYFRDEFRDHLSVDGCPFDRDASSYFADATKESASA; encoded by the coding sequence GTGAGCACCGCACTGACCCCGATCCTCACGAAGTTCTGGGACCACCCCCAGTCGTGGACCCTCGCGACCTACGAGGACAATGAGGGCTACCAGGGCCTGAAGAAGGCCCTGGGCATGTCCCAGGCCGACCTGGTGACGATGACCAAGGAGTCGGGCCTGCGTGGCCGCGGAGGCGCCGGCTTCCCCACCGGCATGAAGTGGGGCTTCCTGCCCCCGCCCGACGGCGGCCCCCGCTACCTCGTGGTCAACGCCGACGAGTCCGAGCCGGGCACCTGCAAGGACACGCCGCTGATGATGGCGGCCCCGCACTTCCTCATCGAGGGCATGGCCATCACGTCGTACGCCATCGGCTGCACGCACGCCTTCATCTACCTGCGCGGCGAGATCGTGCACGTCTACCGCCGGCTCATGCGCGCCGTCGAGGAGGCGTATGCCGCAGGCCACCTCGGCACGAACATCCACGGCTCGGGCTTCGACCTCGACATCACCGTGCACGCCGGCGCCGGCGCCTACATCTGCGGTGAGGAGACGGCGCTGCTCGACTCGCTCGAGGGTCGTCGCGGTCAACCGCGTCTCAAGCCCCCGTTCCCGGCCGTGGCCGGCCTCTACGCGCGACCCACCGTCGTCAACAACGTCGAGAGCATCGCGTCGGTCCCGCCGATCCTGCTCCACGGCTCCGAGTGGTTCAAGGCGATGGGCACCGAGAAGTCCACCGGCTTCGGCATCTTCAGCCTCTCCGGCCACGTCACGAGGCCCGGGCAGTACGAGGCCCCGCTCGGCATCACCCTGCGTGAGCTGCTCGAGATGGCGGGCGGGATGCGCGGCGGCAAGGATCTGAAGTTCTGGACGCCGGGCGGCTCGTCCACCCCGCTGTTCACCGACGAGCACCTCGACGTGCCCCTCGACTTCGAGTCGGTGGGTGCGGCCGGCTCGATGCTCGGCACCCGGGCCCTGCAGATCTTCGACACCACGACCTGCGTCGTGCGCGCCGTCGAGCGCTGGACCGACTTCTACAAGCACGAGTCGTGCGGCAAGTGCACCCCGTGTCGCGAAGGCACGTGGTGGCTCGCGCAGATCCTCGAGCGCCTCGAGCACGGCCCGGCCGGCGCGGCCACCGAGGCCGACTTCGACAAGCTGCTCGACATCTGCGACAACATCCTGGGTCGGTCGTTCTGTGCCCTGGGTGACGGCGCGACGTCACCGATCACGAGCAGCATCCAGTACTTCCGCGACGAGTTCCGCGACCACCTGTCGGTCGACGGCTGCCCGTTCGACCGCGACGCGTCGTCGTACTTCGCCGACGCCACGAAGGAGTCAGCGTCCGCATGA
- a CDS encoding NADH-quinone oxidoreductase subunit A: MTNEWIPLLFLLALGFGFALLSVGTSLVVGPKRYNRAKLEAYECGIQPTPQAVGGGRVPIKYYITAMLFIVFDVESIFLYPFAVAFNQLGLFALVEMVLFILTVFVAYAYVWRRGGLDWD; this comes from the coding sequence ATGACCAACGAGTGGATCCCGCTCCTGTTCCTGCTGGCCCTCGGCTTCGGCTTCGCCCTCCTGTCGGTCGGCACCAGCCTCGTCGTCGGCCCGAAGCGCTACAACCGCGCCAAGCTCGAGGCCTACGAGTGCGGCATCCAGCCGACCCCGCAGGCCGTCGGCGGCGGTCGCGTGCCGATCAAGTACTACATCACGGCGATGTTGTTCATCGTCTTCGACGTGGAGAGCATCTTCCTCTATCCGTTCGCCGTGGCGTTCAACCAGCTGGGACTGTTCGCGCTCGTCGAGATGGTCCTGTTCATCCTCACCGTGTTCGTCGCCTACGCCTACGTCTGGCGTCGGGGCGGGCTGGACTGGGACTAG
- a CDS encoding geranylgeranyl reductase family protein, which yields MTTSTRSGTPGPTSTQGPSADVIVVGAGPGGSATAAYLADHGLDVVLLEKSTFPRDKICGDGLTPRATKELTSLGVDTSDWQRTAGLRIKGGGHTLQLDWPQTSTFPGHGLVRTRAMLDETLARHAEHKGALLQERTSVTAPVRDPGGRVTGVTAKRLDERGRDTGETITYRAPVVVASDGVSSRLATSVGRPKRDDRVMGVAVRAYYRTPRRDDFMESHLELWTRDDSGKRILMPGYGWLFPLEDGRTNVGLGTLDTTSAFRKTDFKDVMRRWVADIDADWHLEHDESAGPIRGAALPMGFNRTPLYADGLVLVGDAGGMVNPFNGEGIDYALEAARIGAEVIAQALARPSDAQRERVLAGYPRAMKDELGGYFTLGRWFAHAIGQPEIMRLATKYGLPRTTMMRFLLKVMANLPEQRGGRVGDRLIHAMSSIAPDA from the coding sequence ATGACCACCAGCACCCGCTCAGGCACCCCCGGCCCGACCTCCACGCAGGGACCGAGCGCCGACGTGATCGTGGTCGGTGCCGGCCCCGGGGGCAGCGCCACCGCTGCCTACCTGGCCGACCACGGCCTCGACGTGGTGCTCCTCGAGAAGTCGACCTTCCCCCGCGACAAGATCTGCGGCGACGGACTGACCCCGCGGGCCACCAAGGAGCTGACCTCGCTCGGTGTCGACACCAGCGACTGGCAGCGCACGGCCGGCCTGCGGATCAAGGGCGGCGGGCACACCCTGCAGCTCGACTGGCCGCAGACCTCGACCTTCCCCGGCCACGGCTTGGTGCGCACCCGCGCGATGCTCGACGAGACCCTCGCGCGGCACGCGGAGCACAAGGGCGCCCTGCTCCAGGAGCGCACCAGCGTCACGGCGCCGGTCCGCGACCCCGGTGGCCGGGTCACCGGCGTCACGGCCAAGCGGCTCGACGAGCGCGGCCGCGACACCGGCGAGACGATCACCTACCGCGCCCCCGTCGTGGTGGCCAGCGACGGCGTCTCCTCCCGCCTCGCGACCTCCGTCGGCCGCCCCAAGCGCGACGACCGCGTGATGGGCGTCGCCGTCCGTGCCTACTACCGCACGCCGCGCCGCGACGACTTCATGGAGAGCCACCTGGAGCTCTGGACCCGCGACGACAGCGGCAAGCGCATCCTGATGCCCGGCTACGGCTGGCTCTTCCCCCTCGAGGACGGCCGCACCAACGTCGGCCTGGGCACCCTCGACACCACCTCGGCCTTCCGCAAGACCGACTTCAAGGACGTCATGCGGCGCTGGGTCGCCGACATCGACGCCGACTGGCACCTCGAGCACGACGAGTCGGCCGGTCCCATCCGGGGCGCCGCCCTGCCCATGGGCTTCAACCGCACCCCGCTGTATGCCGACGGCCTCGTCCTCGTCGGCGACGCCGGTGGCATGGTCAACCCCTTCAACGGCGAGGGCATCGACTACGCCCTCGAGGCAGCCCGCATCGGGGCCGAGGTCATCGCGCAGGCCCTGGCCCGCCCGAGCGACGCCCAGCGCGAGCGGGTGCTCGCGGGCTACCCGCGGGCGATGAAGGACGAGCTGGGCGGCTACTTCACGCTCGGCCGCTGGTTCGCCCACGCGATCGGGCAGCCCGAGATCATGCGCCTGGCCACGAAGTACGGCCTGCCGCGCACGACGATGATGCGCTTCCTGCTCAAGGTGATGGCCAACCTGCCCGAGCAGCGCGGCGGCCGGGTCGGCGACCGCCTCATCCACGCGATGTCGTCGATCGCCCCCGACGCGTGA
- a CDS encoding NADH-quinone oxidoreductase subunit B family protein, which yields MGIEEKLPAGFLLTSIENLAGYMRKTSMWPATFGLACCAIEMMAVGTPDYDIARFGMERFAATPRQADLMIVAGRVSQKMAPVVRQVYDQMSEPKWVISMGVCASSGGMFNNYAIVQGVDHIIPVDIYLPGCPPRPQMLLNAILTLHDEILKMPLGVDRVTAAQAAEAAAMAATPTHAMKGLLA from the coding sequence ATGGGAATCGAAGAGAAGCTGCCGGCAGGTTTCCTGCTCACCTCGATCGAGAACCTCGCCGGCTACATGCGCAAGACGTCCATGTGGCCCGCGACCTTCGGTCTGGCCTGCTGTGCCATCGAGATGATGGCGGTCGGCACCCCCGACTACGACATCGCCCGCTTCGGTATGGAGCGCTTCGCCGCGACTCCGCGCCAGGCCGACCTGATGATCGTGGCCGGACGGGTGAGCCAGAAGATGGCGCCGGTCGTGCGCCAGGTCTACGACCAGATGAGCGAGCCCAAGTGGGTCATCTCGATGGGTGTCTGCGCGAGCTCGGGCGGCATGTTCAACAACTACGCCATCGTCCAGGGCGTCGACCACATCATCCCGGTCGACATCTACCTTCCGGGCTGCCCGCCGCGCCCGCAGATGCTGCTCAACGCGATCCTCACGCTGCACGACGAGATCCTCAAGATGCCGCTCGGGGTCGACCGGGTCACGGCGGCCCAGGCGGCCGAGGCCGCCGCCATGGCCGCCACCCCGACCCATGCCATGAAGGGGCTGCTCGCCTGA
- a CDS encoding NADH-quinone oxidoreductase subunit D — MTTTTDPYATSGADEQAAEGAHVFNATGGDWDDLVDEATSLHEERIVVNMGPQHPSTHGVLRLILELDGETVTETRAGIGYLHTGIEKNMEFRTWTQGVTFCTRMDYLTPMFQETAYCLAIEKLLGITEQIPERASIIRVLMMELTRISSHFVAVGTGGMEMGATTVMTVGFRERERVLKIIEMVTGLRMNNAYIRPGGVSQDLPKGVYSEITDMVSELRVGLHEFELLLTENPVLKGRTVDVGYLDLTGCMALGMTGPVLRSTGLPHDLRKSAPYCGYETYDFDVITRDTCDAYGRLRIRLDEIKESMRIVEQTVTRLEATEGQPVMVADRKIAWPAQLSVGTDGQGNSLNHIREIMGESMESLIHHFKLVTEGFRVPAGQVYVAVESAKGELGCHLVSDGGTRPYRAHFRDPSFNNLQASAAMCEGGQIADVIVAVASIDPVMGGVDR; from the coding sequence ATGACCACGACAACTGACCCCTACGCCACCTCCGGCGCCGACGAGCAGGCCGCCGAGGGCGCCCACGTCTTCAACGCCACGGGCGGTGACTGGGACGACCTCGTCGACGAGGCCACCTCGCTGCACGAGGAGCGGATCGTCGTCAACATGGGCCCGCAGCACCCGTCGACCCACGGCGTGCTGCGCCTGATCCTCGAGCTCGACGGCGAGACGGTGACCGAGACCCGCGCGGGGATCGGCTACCTGCACACCGGCATCGAGAAGAACATGGAGTTCCGCACCTGGACGCAGGGGGTGACGTTCTGCACCCGCATGGACTACCTCACCCCGATGTTCCAGGAGACGGCCTACTGCCTCGCCATCGAGAAGCTGCTCGGCATCACCGAGCAGATCCCCGAGCGCGCCTCGATCATCCGGGTGCTCATGATGGAGCTCACCCGGATCAGCTCGCACTTCGTGGCCGTGGGCACCGGGGGCATGGAGATGGGGGCCACGACGGTCATGACCGTCGGGTTCCGCGAGCGCGAGCGCGTCCTCAAGATCATCGAGATGGTCACGGGTCTGCGCATGAACAACGCCTACATCCGCCCCGGCGGCGTCTCGCAGGACCTGCCCAAGGGCGTCTACAGCGAGATCACCGACATGGTCAGCGAGCTGCGGGTCGGTCTGCACGAGTTCGAGCTGCTCCTGACCGAGAACCCGGTCCTCAAGGGCCGGACGGTCGACGTCGGCTACCTCGACCTCACCGGCTGCATGGCGCTCGGCATGACGGGACCGGTGCTCCGCTCGACCGGACTGCCGCACGACCTGCGCAAGTCGGCGCCCTACTGCGGCTACGAGACCTACGACTTCGACGTCATCACTCGCGACACCTGCGACGCCTACGGGCGCCTGCGGATCCGTCTCGACGAGATCAAGGAGTCGATGCGCATCGTCGAGCAGACGGTCACCCGGCTCGAGGCCACCGAGGGGCAGCCGGTCATGGTCGCCGACCGCAAGATCGCCTGGCCCGCCCAGCTCTCCGTGGGCACCGACGGTCAGGGCAACTCCCTCAACCACATCCGAGAGATCATGGGCGAGTCGATGGAGTCGCTCATCCACCACTTCAAGCTGGTGACCGAGGGCTTCAGGGTGCCGGCCGGTCAGGTCTACGTCGCGGTCGAGAGCGCCAAGGGCGAGCTCGGCTGCCACCTGGTCTCCGACGGCGGCACCCGGCCCTACCGGGCGCACTTCCGTGACCCCTCGTTCAACAACCTGCAGGCCTCGGCCGCGATGTGCGAGGGTGGCCAGATCGCTGACGTCATCGTGGCCGTCGCGTCCATCGACCCCGTCATGGGAGGAGTGGACCGCTGA
- the nuoE gene encoding NADH-quinone oxidoreductase subunit NuoE: MSTSHDLSAPQTAAGHLTVSEESRAPYPAQVEAQLRADAALVIARYPVARSALLPLLHLVQSIDGYVSGRGIALCAELLDLETAEVSGVATFYTQYKRHPNGEFTVGVCTNTLCAIMGGDLIWESVSEHLGIGHDETTADGKITLERVECNAACDYAPVVMANWEFFDNQSPASTRQLVDDLRAGKTVRPTRGPSRVCSFKQVSRVLAGFPDGLADEGVGAGPASLEGLGVAKANGWRAPGEDSATGDTPSNAPDEAPGDSTARSGKDKEAGL; this comes from the coding sequence ATGTCCACCAGTCACGACCTGTCCGCTCCGCAGACCGCTGCCGGCCACCTGACCGTCAGCGAGGAGAGCCGGGCCCCCTACCCCGCGCAGGTCGAGGCGCAGCTGCGCGCCGACGCCGCACTGGTGATCGCGCGCTACCCCGTGGCCCGCTCGGCGCTGCTGCCGCTGCTGCACCTCGTGCAGAGCATCGACGGCTACGTCTCCGGCCGCGGGATCGCGCTCTGCGCCGAGCTGCTCGACCTCGAGACCGCCGAGGTCAGCGGGGTCGCGACCTTCTACACCCAGTACAAACGCCACCCCAACGGCGAGTTCACCGTCGGCGTCTGCACCAACACGCTGTGCGCGATCATGGGTGGCGACCTCATCTGGGAGTCGGTCAGCGAGCACCTCGGCATCGGGCACGACGAGACGACCGCCGACGGCAAGATCACCCTCGAGCGCGTCGAGTGCAACGCCGCCTGTGACTACGCCCCCGTCGTCATGGCCAACTGGGAGTTCTTCGACAACCAGTCGCCGGCGTCGACCAGGCAGCTGGTCGACGACCTGCGGGCCGGCAAGACGGTGCGCCCGACGCGCGGCCCGAGCCGGGTCTGCTCCTTCAAGCAGGTCTCGCGCGTGCTCGCCGGCTTCCCCGACGGCCTCGCCGACGAGGGTGTCGGCGCCGGTCCGGCCTCGCTCGAGGGCCTCGGCGTGGCCAAGGCCAACGGCTGGCGCGCTCCCGGCGAGGACAGCGCGACCGGCGACACCCCCAGCAACGCCCCCGACGAGGCGCCCGGCGATTCGACTGCCCGTTCGGGCAAGGACAAGGAGGCGGGGCTGTGA